The Lysinibacillus irui sequence ATACATTACACTTTCTTCATAACCTTTGCGATTCGTAGTACATGCTGCAAACTCTGTTTCACTTCATGAAAATCCATAGTGGCCGCCGGTTGTCTGGCGATAATAACATAATCCATATTCGGCTTTAAATCATTCTTTAATTCCTGAATACTTTGTCGAATATAGCGTTTTATTTGGTTGCGTGTTACCGCATTCCCAAGCTTTTTACTAACTGATAAACCTACACGAAATTCGGTTTGCCCCTCTTTTGCTAAAAAATAAACGACAAACTGACGATTAGCGAAAGATTTACCTTTTTTA is a genomic window containing:
- the rnpA gene encoding ribonuclease P protein component translates to MKKRQRVKKNDDFQKVFKKGKSFANRQFVVYFLAKEGQTEFRVGLSVSKKLGNAVTRNQIKRYIRQSIQELKNDLKPNMDYVIIARQPAATMDFHEVKQSLQHVLRIAKVMKKV